In Haloarcula rubripromontorii, the sequence TCAGGCTCGTCCGCGCGCGCAAGGTCCTCGGCGATAGCGCGCTCGCGCTGGCGGCGCTCCTCGTTTCGAGCCTGCGCTTCGCGGCCGTTCTTGTTGTCTGCCATACGTGTTAGAAGAATGTCGGACGAGATAACATTGTGGTTTGGTAGCGTGTATATTGGTCGTCCGGAGCTGAACTGCCCCAGACACTGGAACCGCCCCGTCGGCAGAGCCGGCGTGCGACCGAGACCGCTCGCCGAAACGAGTGGGTTCAAGTCCCACCGGCGGAAAGTGCCGCGCATGAACGCAGGCGACCGGGTCCGCGTCGAGCGCGCGGCCCAGACATACGAGGGCGTGTTGCTCCCGTCGAGTACGCCCGACCACCTCGTCGTCAAGCTCGACGGCGGGTACAACGTCGGTATCGGCCGCGAGGACGCATCCGTCGACGTGCTTGAGTCGGACGTGTACGACGTCGAGAGCGCACAGGACGAACAGAGCCAGTCGGCAATCGAATTTGACGACGACCTCCCGACGGTGTCGCTCATCTCCACCGGCGGGACCATCGCCTCGACCGTCGACTACCGCACCGGCGCGGTGACGGCCCAGTTCGACGCCGAGGACGTGCTGCGAGCGGTCCCGGACCTTGCCGGGATGGCGAACTACCGCGGCCGCGTCGTCGCGAATATTCTCTCGGAGAACATGACCCCGGCCGTCTGGCAGGACCTTGCGCAGGCAGTCCACGAGGAGATCGAGGCCGGCGCAGACGGCATCGTCGTCATGCACGGCACGGACACGATGCAGTACTCCGCGTCGGCGCTGTCGTTCATGCTCGACACACCGGTTCCAATCGTGTTTACTGGCAGCCAGCGGTCGGCGGACCGCCCGTCCTCGGACAACGTGATGAACGCTGTCTCGGCCGTCGAGGCTGCGACGAGCGACTGTGCGGAGGTGCTGGTCTGTATGCACGCGGACGAGTCCGACGACCGCTGTGCGCTCCACCGCGGCACCCGCGTCCGGAAGAACCACACCTCGCGCCGGGACGCCTTCGAGACAGTCGGCGCGAAGCCGCTTGGCGAGGTCGACTACGACATCGACGGCGAGAGCACAGTTACGTTCCACCGCGAGTACACCGAACGGGACGCCGCCGACCTGGCGCTGCACGACGACATCGAGACCAACGTGGAACTCCTGAAGTTCTCGCCGGGGATGGACCCGTCGCTGCTCGAAGCCGCTGCCGAGGACAGCGAGGGCGTCGTCATCGAGGGAACGGGGCTTGGCCACGTCAACACCGACTGGATCGGGACCATCGAGGAACTGGACATCCCGGTGGTCATGACCAGCCAGTGCCTCGAAGGCCGGGTCTGTGACCGCGTCTACGACACCGGACGGGACCTGCTCGACGCCGGCGTCACCGAGGGCGAGGATATGCTCCCCGGCACAGCGAAGGTCAAGCTCATGTGGGCGCTGGCAAACAGCGACGACGTGGCCGATGCCATGCAGGAACCGCTGGCCGGCGAGATTCAGCAGCGCTCGACACCCTGGTTGTAGCGCTGGGACCGGCACAGCAGTCACGATGTGGCTCCGTCCCCGGAGCGCCTCTTTTTTGTCGTCGGGGGCGAGTCTCACGGTATGTCGCCGACTGTTCGGACGGCTCGTCACGACGACTACGAGGCTATTGTCGACCTGACCAGCGATGTCTGGGCCGACCGCGCGATGGCTGATTACATCCCCGACGTGTTCCGCGACTGGGTCGACGACGACGGCCCGAACCGGAAAACCCTCGTCGTCGACGTTGATGGCCACGCCGTCGGCATCGCGCAGGCCGTCATACTCACCGAGACCGAGGCATGGTTCCAGGGGATGCGTGTCGACTCGGCGCATCGAGGAAAGGGACTCGGGTCGCTGCTGACCGACCGCCTCATCGAATGGGCGGCCGATGCCGGCGCGTCAGTCGGTCGAAGCATGGTGTTTTCCTGGAACGAGGCCGGGCTCGGCCAGTCGCTGGCTGCTGGCTTCGAAGCGGTCACGTCGTTCCGCTGGGCACACCCCGAGCCGGCCGACGAGACGCCCGAGATGCCTGTCGGAAACGACCCCACGACAGCGTGGCGCTACTGGCAGGGTAGCGACGGTCGGGACGTCCTGTCAGGGCTCGCGCTCGACAGCGGAGAGAGCTGGGCGCTCTCGACGCTGACGCGGGAACGGCTCGACCGACTGGGGACTGAGCAGGCGGTCCTGACCGTCGGCGAGCGGCCACAGGGGATGGCGTGTCGCGTCCGGACGACCGACGCTGACGGCGACCGGCTCGCAGAGTACGCGGTCGGGGTGTGGAGCAACGTCGACGCTGCGCGGGCCCTGTTCGATGGGATCGCTGCCGATGCGGCGAGACTCGGCGTCGACGGGACACGGGTCCTCATCCCCGAGACACCGCGTCACGTGGCCCAGGCCGCGTACGCCGGCGGAGACATCAGCGAGTGTCCGGACTACGTGTTCGAAATCCCAGACCTCAGAGAGTTATCATAGTCGATAACGCGGACACAACACTCATTCAAATACTTTCCATACCATGGGTAGATGAATCTGATCGGGAGTTCTCCGGCATTTCTCGGGTACGTCGCGGCATACACCCTCGCGGCAGTCGGATGCAGTGTCGGGCTCTACAGAGCGGCCCGGATGGAAGACCCCGATACCCGTCGCGGGATGGTTGGACTCCTCCTCTGTAGTGGCGGCTGGGCGGCGCTGGAACTCGGCTTCCTGATCACGCCCGGGACGCTGGGATACGCGTTCTATCTCGGCAGCCTCGTCGTCGGGCTCGCGACGGTCGGGGCGTGGCTATACTTTTGCTCGGCGTACACCGGGCGGGAATTCCACCGGAACCGACTGTACCGAGCGGTCGCTGTCAGCGTGTATCTCGCTGTCGTTGCGGTAAAGCTGACCAATCCGTTTCACGGGTTCTACTTCGCCACGCAGTTCGTCGCCGACCCGTTCCCGCACCTGGCGATTACACACGGCGTGTTTCACTGGGTGGTGACGGGACTCTCCTACGCGCTCGTGACCGTCGGCTTCTTTATGCTGTTCGAACTGTTCCTCGAAGCGGACTACGACACCCGTCCGCTCGGGATTCTTGTCGGTATCACGGCGATTCCGGCAGTCCTCGACATCGTCGGGTACGTCAGCGACCTCCTCCTCGATATCAATCACGAACCGCTCGGCGTGGCGCTGTTCGCGCTCGGTGTCCTCTACGTGTACGACGAGGCGTTTCTCGCCGTGCAGCTGACCGATGGCGTCGACGAGGCAGTCGTGTATCTTGATGATGACGGCTGTATCAAGGAGACAAACGGCAAGGCACAGCGGCTTTTTCCGGCCCTGTCCGGGAGCCGTGGACAGAACCTCGAGACGGTGCTGCCGGCCGTCACGGAGATCCTGCAAACGGACGAGCAGATTCTCGAACGAAACCGTGATGCCGGAGCGGAGTACTACCTCGTCAGCGACACTTCGTTTTCGCTGGGACAGGTCGATATCGGTCGGATGGTCGTGTTTACCGATGTGACCGAAAGCGAACGGCGGCGCCGTGAACTGGCGCGGCAAAACGAGCAACTTGAGGGGTTCGCCACTGCAATCAGACACGAGCTTCTGAACACGCTCCAGATAATCACCGGCCGCGTCTCCGTCGCCGGGGACGCCCTGAATCGCGGCAACGTCGGTCTGGCGAAAGAATCACTCCAGTCAACGTCTGAAACAGCCGAACGGATGTCCGAAATCGTCAA encodes:
- a CDS encoding GNAT family N-acetyltransferase, which translates into the protein MSPTVRTARHDDYEAIVDLTSDVWADRAMADYIPDVFRDWVDDDGPNRKTLVVDVDGHAVGIAQAVILTETEAWFQGMRVDSAHRGKGLGSLLTDRLIEWAADAGASVGRSMVFSWNEAGLGQSLAAGFEAVTSFRWAHPEPADETPEMPVGNDPTTAWRYWQGSDGRDVLSGLALDSGESWALSTLTRERLDRLGTEQAVLTVGERPQGMACRVRTTDADGDRLAEYAVGVWSNVDAARALFDGIAADAARLGVDGTRVLIPETPRHVAQAAYAGGDISECPDYVFEIPDLRELS
- a CDS encoding sensor histidine kinase, with amino-acid sequence MNLIGSSPAFLGYVAAYTLAAVGCSVGLYRAARMEDPDTRRGMVGLLLCSGGWAALELGFLITPGTLGYAFYLGSLVVGLATVGAWLYFCSAYTGREFHRNRLYRAVAVSVYLAVVAVKLTNPFHGFYFATQFVADPFPHLAITHGVFHWVVTGLSYALVTVGFFMLFELFLEADYDTRPLGILVGITAIPAVLDIVGYVSDLLLDINHEPLGVALFALGVLYVYDEAFLAVQLTDGVDEAVVYLDDDGCIKETNGKAQRLFPALSGSRGQNLETVLPAVTEILQTDEQILERNRDAGAEYYLVSDTSFSLGQVDIGRMVVFTDVTESERRRRELARQNEQLEGFATAIRHELLNTLQIITGRVSVAGDALNRGNVGLAKESLQSTSETAERMSEIVNGLATLARHGQTIDETTAVDLMPIVDGAWERADTDGLTMAADVEGQVIADPTRLRDLFESGFTFAAHNDASTVTVSREADEIVITDDGTPAGQTASEAFFEYGGAIPDAAAGMTLPNLRMLARTHGWDVTLDTEYQDGVRVVISNVTVPGPLEN
- the gatD gene encoding Glu-tRNA(Gln) amidotransferase subunit GatD, whose protein sequence is MNAGDRVRVERAAQTYEGVLLPSSTPDHLVVKLDGGYNVGIGREDASVDVLESDVYDVESAQDEQSQSAIEFDDDLPTVSLISTGGTIASTVDYRTGAVTAQFDAEDVLRAVPDLAGMANYRGRVVANILSENMTPAVWQDLAQAVHEEIEAGADGIVVMHGTDTMQYSASALSFMLDTPVPIVFTGSQRSADRPSSDNVMNAVSAVEAATSDCAEVLVCMHADESDDRCALHRGTRVRKNHTSRRDAFETVGAKPLGEVDYDIDGESTVTFHREYTERDAADLALHDDIETNVELLKFSPGMDPSLLEAAAEDSEGVVIEGTGLGHVNTDWIGTIEELDIPVVMTSQCLEGRVCDRVYDTGRDLLDAGVTEGEDMLPGTAKVKLMWALANSDDVADAMQEPLAGEIQQRSTPWL